From Marmota flaviventris isolate mMarFla1 chromosome X, mMarFla1.hap1, whole genome shotgun sequence, the proteins below share one genomic window:
- the Ripply1 gene encoding protein ripply1 isoform X2, which translates to MDPAAPAAVVPVPDLALALPPVSQELPGLLHPSPLLSSGQEIPGSERGACLWRPWLSSTNDPPRQAAGGVTATEATKADSEFHHPVRLFWPKSRSFDYLYSAGEILLQNFPVQATINLYEDSDSEDEEEEEEEEDEEEKEEANKKGPEGCVRVPGPAPHRATAPPVQTEAVTDWQVSKGLSKGHLSGLKTGSSSCPAHPGLPN; encoded by the exons ATGGAccctgctgctcctgctgctgtgGTGCCTGTCCCAGACCTGGCCTTGGCCCTACCACCAGTTTCCCAGGAACTCCCTGGCCTATTACACCCATCACCCCTTCTCTCTTCTGGACAAGAAATACCTGGGAGTGAAAG AGGAGCTTGTCTTTGGAGGCCCTGGCTGTCCTCCACAAATGACCCCCCAAGGCAG GCTGCTGGTGGGGTAACGGCCACTGAGGCCACCAAGGCTGACTCTGAATTCCATCACCCCGTCAG GCTCTTCTGGCCGAAATCACGCTCCTTTGACTACCTGTATAGTGCTGGGGAAATTTTACTGCAGAATTTCCCTGTTCAGGCCACTATCAACCTATATGAGGATTCTGACAGTGAAGacgaagaagaagaggaggaggaggaggatgaagaggagaaagaggaggctAATAAAAAGGGGCCAGAAGGGTGTGTGAGAGTACCAGGGCCTGCACCACACAGGGCCACAGCTCCTCCTGTCCAAACTGAAGCAGTCACTGATTGGCAAGTTTCCAAGGGCCTTTCCAAGGGACACCTTTCTGGACTAAAAACTGGGTCCTCAAGCTGCCCAGCTCATCCTGGCTTACCCAACTAG
- the Ripply1 gene encoding protein ripply1 isoform X1 — protein MDPAAPAAVVPVPDLALALPPVSQELPGLLHPSPLLSSGQEIPGSERGACLWRPWLSSTNDPPRQVRKLVDWAAGGVTATEATKADSEFHHPVRLFWPKSRSFDYLYSAGEILLQNFPVQATINLYEDSDSEDEEEEEEEEDEEEKEEANKKGPEGCVRVPGPAPHRATAPPVQTEAVTDWQVSKGLSKGHLSGLKTGSSSCPAHPGLPN, from the exons ATGGAccctgctgctcctgctgctgtgGTGCCTGTCCCAGACCTGGCCTTGGCCCTACCACCAGTTTCCCAGGAACTCCCTGGCCTATTACACCCATCACCCCTTCTCTCTTCTGGACAAGAAATACCTGGGAGTGAAAG AGGAGCTTGTCTTTGGAGGCCCTGGCTGTCCTCCACAAATGACCCCCCAAGGCAGGTGAGGAAGTTGGTGGATTGG GCTGCTGGTGGGGTAACGGCCACTGAGGCCACCAAGGCTGACTCTGAATTCCATCACCCCGTCAG GCTCTTCTGGCCGAAATCACGCTCCTTTGACTACCTGTATAGTGCTGGGGAAATTTTACTGCAGAATTTCCCTGTTCAGGCCACTATCAACCTATATGAGGATTCTGACAGTGAAGacgaagaagaagaggaggaggaggaggatgaagaggagaaagaggaggctAATAAAAAGGGGCCAGAAGGGTGTGTGAGAGTACCAGGGCCTGCACCACACAGGGCCACAGCTCCTCCTGTCCAAACTGAAGCAGTCACTGATTGGCAAGTTTCCAAGGGCCTTTCCAAGGGACACCTTTCTGGACTAAAAACTGGGTCCTCAAGCTGCCCAGCTCATCCTGGCTTACCCAACTAG
- the Ripply1 gene encoding protein ripply1 isoform X3, which yields MDPAAPAAVVPVPDLALALPPVSQELPGLLHPSPLLSSGQEIPGSERLFWPKSRSFDYLYSAGEILLQNFPVQATINLYEDSDSEDEEEEEEEEDEEEKEEANKKGPEGCVRVPGPAPHRATAPPVQTEAVTDWQVSKGLSKGHLSGLKTGSSSCPAHPGLPN from the exons ATGGAccctgctgctcctgctgctgtgGTGCCTGTCCCAGACCTGGCCTTGGCCCTACCACCAGTTTCCCAGGAACTCCCTGGCCTATTACACCCATCACCCCTTCTCTCTTCTGGACAAGAAATACCTGGGAGTGAAAG GCTCTTCTGGCCGAAATCACGCTCCTTTGACTACCTGTATAGTGCTGGGGAAATTTTACTGCAGAATTTCCCTGTTCAGGCCACTATCAACCTATATGAGGATTCTGACAGTGAAGacgaagaagaagaggaggaggaggaggatgaagaggagaaagaggaggctAATAAAAAGGGGCCAGAAGGGTGTGTGAGAGTACCAGGGCCTGCACCACACAGGGCCACAGCTCCTCCTGTCCAAACTGAAGCAGTCACTGATTGGCAAGTTTCCAAGGGCCTTTCCAAGGGACACCTTTCTGGACTAAAAACTGGGTCCTCAAGCTGCCCAGCTCATCCTGGCTTACCCAACTAG